GATGCAGTATGAGAGTATTTTGATTATTTCTGAGGATTTGTTTACccagaaatgtaaattattttatcatttacttACATTCAGATTAATTACAAAGATGTAAAACTTTATTTCATCTGCCTTACAACCTAGAGAGAATAACCCCGAAATAGAAGATATTATGTTTTTAACAGAGTATGTCAGGccattattttctttattgttgtatttttgtgaAATCTTGTGTCCTCTGTTAATTCTCTGTAATATTCTTTCTTATCAAAGGTCATCAATGAAGATGCATCACTCCACCCTTCTTGGTTTGTTCATCCTGTTTTCTGCTCTGTCAAGCTCTTATGCTGGTAAAGTTCTGGTCGTCCCTGTGGATGGGAGCCACTGGATCAATATGAAGGTCCTTATTGTGGAATTACATGCAAAAGGTCACCATATCACAGTACTCAGAGGTTCTAGTAGCTGGTATATTAAGGAACAGTCTCCTCTCTACACTTCTATTACTGTAGACACCGGTGAATTTGACAATGACTTCATGGAGAGGTTTCTCCCTAACCTACTTAAAATGCAGAGACAAGGAAGATCATTTTGGAATGAACTAGCACTTGCTGATGAAGTTTATAGGAAATTTATGGAGTTTCATCAGCAAATATGCAACATGACAGCTGCCATGTTTGAAAATGAGACCTTGATGAATTCTCTGAAAGATACTGCATATGATCTTGTTCTTACGGATCCTGCTTTTGGATCTGGAGTGTTACTGGCGCACCGTCTTGGCCTTCCTCTTGTGCTTAATGTACGCTGGACTATGTACGGCGAAGCCCATTTTGATATCGCTCCATCTCCTCTCTCATATATACCTGTCACAGGGTTACAACTAACTGACAAGATGACATTCAGTCAGAGAATAAGAAACGTGTTGACATATATAATGGTTCTTTATAAAAATTCCAAGTACTTTGGTTCTCCTTACCAAGAGTTCTCTCAGAAGTATTTTGGCCCCAACGTTGATTTCTTCTCCATCCTCCAGAATGCAGATATCTGGCTCATGAGAAATGATTTCACTTTTGAGTTTCCACGACCTACAATGCCAAATGTTGTCTACATGGGCGGCTTCCAGTGCAAGCCAGCTAAGCCACTTCCAGATGAACTTGAGAAGTTTGTGCAGAGCTCAGGGGAGCATGGGGTCATCATCATGACTTTAGGAACTGTTTTTGGTCAGCTTCTGAGTGAAATCAATGATGATATTGCTGCAGCTTTTGCCCAACTGCCTCAAAAGGTTATTTGGAGACACACAGGACCAAAACCTGCCAATCTTGGTAACAATACTCTGATTGTGGACTGGCTCCCCCAGAATGACCTGCTTGGACATCCTCAAACTAAACTGTTTGTAGCACATGGAGGCACCAATGGAGTTCAGGAAGCCATCTACCATGGAGTGCCTATAGTGGGGATTCCTTTAGCATTTGACCAGCCTGACAATCTCTCCAGGATGCAAGCAAAAGG
The sequence above is drawn from the Carassius gibelio isolate Cgi1373 ecotype wild population from Czech Republic chromosome B25, carGib1.2-hapl.c, whole genome shotgun sequence genome and encodes:
- the LOC128014294 gene encoding UDP-glucuronosyltransferase 2C1 — encoded protein: MKMHHSTLLGLFILFSALSSSYAGKVLVVPVDGSHWINMKVLIVELHAKGHHITVLRGSSSWYIKEQSPLYTSITVDTGEFDNDFMERFLPNLLKMQRQGRSFWNELALADEVYRKFMEFHQQICNMTAAMFENETLMNSLKDTAYDLVLTDPAFGSGVLLAHRLGLPLVLNVRWTMYGEAHFDIAPSPLSYIPVTGLQLTDKMTFSQRIRNVLTYIMVLYKNSKYFGSPYQEFSQKYFGPNVDFFSILQNADIWLMRNDFTFEFPRPTMPNVVYMGGFQCKPAKPLPDELEKFVQSSGEHGVIIMTLGTVFGQLLSEINDDIAAAFAQLPQKVIWRHTGPKPANLGNNTLIVDWLPQNDLLGHPQTKLFVAHGGTNGVQEAIYHGVPIVGIPLAFDQPDNLSRMQAKGTAKIVDIATLDRTVFLEALKEVLHNPSYKENMQRLSKLHHDQPMKPLDRAVFWIEFVMRNRGAPHLQAQAYRMSWIEYHSVDVILTLLMTLLIFAFVTAYIMRYFYISLFRKKVKHE